CTTTGTACATTTCCAAAATAAGGGAACGCGTTGGACAACTTAACTTATAGTATACCGGGGTTATTGTTTCCTGCGATTTCCTTACTCATGCTTGCCTATACCAATCGATTTTTTGGACTGGCAAAACTTTCGAGACAACTTTTATCAGAATATGAAAAATCAAAAACTGAAATATTAGAAAAACAAATTCACAACTTAAGATTTCGAATTTCTTTGATATTGTATTCTCAAAGTGCAGGAATCTTTAGTTTGATTTTATGTACCTGCTCCATGGGTATGATTCCATTTTATAACATTGTGGCTTGGATTCTATTTGTTTCTTCACTTTTGTTTATGGTGATCTCTCTCTTCCTTGCTCTGATTGAAATCCATTTATCTGTAACAGCCTTGGATATCGAAAGAAACTCGATATTGAATCCAATATCAAGAAGAGAAAAATAGTTTTTATTGTATTCTAACTTATATTGTTTAGAAAGAATTAAGGTGCACCGATTCAAATCATTCGTTTTTATAGAAAGATACTAACAAATTCATTTATCGCATAAAAAATCATTAAAATACCATCTATGATTAGATACGAATGACAATCTTGCCAAAATGAGATCCAGATCGTAAGTATCGGATTGCTTCTGCCGACTCTTCCAACGAAAACACTTTATCTACTATAGGACGTAATCCAGAAATTTCAATTGCTTGGTTCATTTCGATAAAGGCTTTTCTTCCTCCAACAACGAGACCTTGGATTTTCAAATTGTTCATCACTGCAGGAAGTAAATTCAATTCTCCTGATTTACCCGCAAGAATTCCAATCAAATGGATCACACCAAACGGACGACAGGCGGCGATCGATTGTTCCAAGGTTCCGGCTCCCCCCACTTCAATGATATGGTCGGCACCCACTTTTTCTGTGATCCGGCGGACTTCCTTTCCCCATTCTGGTGTTTCTTTATAATTGACTAAATAATCTGCACCTAGTCCTTTTCCTCGTTCCAATTTTTCGCCACTGGAAGAAGTAAGGATTACTTTGGCACCGACAAGTTTAGCAAACTGCAAAGCAAAAATAGAAACACCACCTGTTCCCTGTACAACGACAAATTCACCCGGTTTTAAATTGCTGAATTGAAAAAGACCAGACCATGCAGTGAGTGCGGCACATGGCAAAGTTGCCGCTTCTTCATAAGATAAATGTAAAGGAATACGAACAAGACCAGTCTCTGGCACTAAAGCTAACTCCCGCAAGGTTCCCGGAAGTGGGCCTCCAATGGTATGACGCATTTCTGCATGAGTTGCATCTCTAGCAATCCACTTAGGAGCAAAGATGAGAAGGACTCGATCTCCCTC
The sequence above is drawn from the Leptospira sp. WS4.C2 genome and encodes:
- a CDS encoding NAD(P)-dependent alcohol dehydrogenase yields the protein MKQAQISRFGLDHLEVIDVPDPKDPGPTEVLVRLRAASLNYRDSLVVEGKYNPKFPLPLVPCSDGAGEVIKIGSQVTEWAEGDRVLLIFAPKWIARDATHAEMRHTIGGPLPGTLRELALVPETGLVRIPLHLSYEEAATLPCAALTAWSGLFQFSNLKPGEFVVVQGTGGVSIFALQFAKLVGAKVILTSSSGEKLERGKGLGADYLVNYKETPEWGKEVRRITEKVGADHIIEVGGAGTLEQSIAACRPFGVIHLIGILAGKSGELNLLPAVMNNLKIQGLVVGGRKAFIEMNQAIEISGLRPIVDKVFSLEESAEAIRYLRSGSHFGKIVIRI
- a CDS encoding DUF2721 domain-containing protein, translated to MDNLTYSIPGLLFPAISLLMLAYTNRFFGLAKLSRQLLSEYEKSKTEILEKQIHNLRFRISLILYSQSAGIFSLILCTCSMGMIPFYNIVAWILFVSSLLFMVISLFLALIEIHLSVTALDIERNSILNPISRREK